One Jeotgalicoccus saudimassiliensis DNA window includes the following coding sequences:
- a CDS encoding amidohydrolase, which translates to MSLKEKLFKQLEENEGRMIEIRRHLHENPELSFKEEKTAQFIEEFYKDKDVTLTANVGNGYGIIVEIEGGAGDGPTIGLRADFDALPIQEEADVEFKSKNDGVMHACGHDGHTAYMLILGEALIDLKDEWKGKIKLIHQHAEEIPPGGAKSIVESGILDDLDEVYGIHLMPTLDNGDITLCPGEAMTGRSNFDLKIQGSGGHGAMPHTTHDALVAGGYFITSAQTIVSRRMNPNDSVTVSITAFEAPGGYNVIQDSVTLRGTVRYLSMDNKEPVYEEMVKIVKGLETAYDVECTLDYVYDYPVLYNTVEKIGEIETVLEESAGTYFDKVYRDKPQAASEDFAYYLEKTPGAFIFVGAKPEGVEKAYPNHHPKFEVNEKSLLISAKAMAEIVLNKVG; encoded by the coding sequence ATGTCATTAAAAGAGAAGTTATTTAAACAGCTGGAAGAAAATGAAGGACGTATGATTGAGATCAGACGTCATCTGCATGAAAACCCTGAGCTGTCGTTTAAAGAAGAGAAAACTGCTCAGTTTATCGAAGAGTTTTATAAAGATAAAGATGTCACTCTTACAGCGAATGTCGGCAACGGTTACGGCATTATCGTTGAAATTGAGGGCGGTGCAGGCGACGGTCCGACAATCGGTCTCCGTGCCGATTTTGATGCGCTGCCGATTCAGGAAGAAGCGGATGTCGAGTTTAAATCTAAAAACGACGGTGTAATGCACGCGTGCGGACACGACGGTCATACAGCATACATGCTGATTTTAGGTGAGGCATTAATCGACCTGAAAGATGAGTGGAAAGGCAAGATCAAACTGATACACCAGCATGCGGAAGAAATTCCGCCGGGCGGTGCGAAGAGCATCGTGGAATCAGGTATTCTCGATGATCTGGATGAAGTGTACGGTATTCATTTAATGCCGACGCTCGATAATGGTGATATTACATTATGTCCGGGCGAAGCAATGACAGGGCGTTCGAACTTTGATCTTAAGATTCAGGGTTCGGGCGGACACGGTGCAATGCCGCATACGACTCACGATGCGCTCGTTGCTGGCGGGTATTTTATCACGTCGGCACAGACGATAGTCTCACGACGCATGAACCCGAACGATTCGGTCACAGTATCGATCACCGCATTCGAGGCGCCGGGCGGATACAACGTCATTCAGGACAGCGTGACACTGCGTGGTACGGTCCGTTACTTATCGATGGACAACAAAGAACCGGTGTATGAAGAAATGGTGAAAATCGTTAAAGGACTGGAAACAGCATACGATGTTGAATGTACGCTCGATTATGTTTACGATTATCCGGTACTGTACAACACGGTGGAAAAAATTGGAGAAATCGAAACGGTGCTTGAAGAAAGCGCGGGTACTTATTTCGATAAAGTATACCGCGACAAACCACAGGCGGCATCAGAAGACTTTGCGTATTATCTCGAGAAAACGCCGGGCGCATTTATCTTCGTCGGTGCAAAACCTGAAGGCGTCGAGAAAGCATATCCGAACCATCACCCTAAATTTGAAGTCAATGAAAAATCACTGCTGATTTCAGCGAAAGCAATGGCAGAAATTGTGCTGAACAAAGTAGGATAG
- a CDS encoding ornithine cyclodeaminase family protein: MITLTDKEIEEKYKISHAIKDVNAILKDYNEDKIVESIRTVLPAGKDSSMLYMPCISLTQQVSIIKTVSIFPTNKNLPTTQGNILVTDLTDGAHKATMDASYLTRLRTGAMTAIATDKLSRDDAKTLGVIGTGNMAFEQVLGVVEVRDIQRIYLFNRTAEKAEAFKKRLEDFGIWADIEVIADVDELVKQSDIINCATQSKTPVYNGELLKEGTHVNGVGSFTHEMKEMDRAAIKRADHIYVDDMDGIKDEAGELIDAVEAGIISWDDIRGTLADIYDQGYLRQNNTDITIYKCVGAGYFDLAVAGGVMKMFA, encoded by the coding sequence TTGATTACACTGACAGACAAAGAAATAGAAGAAAAATATAAGATTAGTCACGCAATCAAAGACGTTAACGCGATTTTAAAAGATTACAATGAAGATAAGATCGTCGAATCAATCCGCACAGTGCTGCCTGCCGGAAAAGACAGCTCAATGCTGTATATGCCGTGCATCAGCTTAACGCAGCAGGTATCGATTATTAAAACAGTGTCGATTTTCCCGACGAATAAAAACCTGCCGACAACACAGGGGAACATTTTAGTTACGGACCTGACAGACGGCGCCCATAAGGCGACGATGGATGCCTCGTACTTAACGAGACTCCGTACAGGTGCGATGACTGCCATCGCCACTGATAAACTGTCACGCGATGACGCGAAAACATTAGGCGTTATCGGGACAGGAAACATGGCATTCGAACAGGTTTTAGGTGTTGTCGAAGTACGTGACATTCAGAGAATTTATCTGTTTAACCGTACTGCCGAAAAAGCAGAAGCGTTTAAAAAACGTCTCGAAGACTTTGGTATCTGGGCAGACATTGAGGTCATTGCAGACGTTGACGAACTCGTTAAACAAAGCGATATTATCAACTGTGCAACGCAGAGCAAAACGCCGGTTTACAACGGTGAACTACTTAAAGAAGGCACGCACGTAAACGGTGTCGGTTCGTTTACACACGAGATGAAAGAAATGGACCGTGCAGCAATTAAGCGCGCCGATCATATCTATGTCGATGATATGGACGGTATTAAAGACGAAGCAGGCGAGCTGATCGATGCGGTGGAAGCAGGCATCATCAGCTGGGACGATATCAGAGGCACACTTGCTGATATATACGACCAGGGCTACCTGCGCCAGAACAATACAGACATCACAATCTACAAATGCGTCGGCGCAGGGTACTTTGACCTTGCAGTCGCAGGCGGCGTTATGAAGATGTTCGCATAA
- a CDS encoding PPK2 family polyphosphate kinase has protein sequence MKLSDYKIPSGKNINLKDYKCSEGKKEDNDYIRENIIPPLVEKLKELHLKLHAEEKNGIMVVLQAIDAAGKDEAISYIFSNLNAQGLKVTTYGKPSETEEKHDYLWRLHDGEPERGQIAILNRSHYEDVIATRIHDLLEDGDAEIEKRYRQINNYEQYLSENGFSVVKFFFNMSKDEQKERFLERMKDPDKQWEFSFSDVEERKKWDDYQQVFEDMLNNTSTQHSPWYILPADDEWHTRRIITEAMIHVLKGIDPKFPEISGEDKKKLDEYIKGLENE, from the coding sequence ATGAAATTATCCGATTATAAAATACCAAGCGGTAAAAATATTAACTTAAAAGACTATAAATGTTCCGAAGGTAAAAAAGAGGACAACGACTATATAAGAGAAAATATTATTCCACCGCTTGTTGAGAAGCTGAAAGAGCTTCACCTTAAACTGCATGCGGAAGAAAAAAACGGGATTATGGTTGTACTTCAGGCCATCGATGCGGCTGGTAAAGATGAGGCGATTTCATATATCTTCTCCAATCTGAATGCACAGGGACTGAAAGTCACGACGTATGGCAAACCGAGTGAAACAGAAGAAAAGCACGACTACTTGTGGAGACTTCACGACGGCGAGCCGGAACGCGGGCAGATTGCGATTTTAAATCGTTCGCATTATGAAGATGTTATTGCGACACGGATTCATGATCTGCTTGAAGACGGCGATGCAGAAATTGAAAAACGATACCGTCAGATTAATAATTACGAGCAGTATTTATCGGAAAATGGTTTTTCTGTTGTGAAGTTTTTCTTCAATATGTCGAAAGACGAACAGAAAGAACGCTTTTTAGAACGGATGAAAGATCCGGACAAACAATGGGAATTCTCGTTCTCGGATGTTGAAGAGCGGAAAAAATGGGATGACTACCAGCAGGTATTTGAAGATATGCTGAACAATACGTCAACGCAGCACAGTCCGTGGTATATACTGCCGGCAGATGACGAATGGCATACGAGACGCATTATTACAGAAGCGATGATTCACGTGCTGAAAGGCATCGATCCGAAATTCCCCGAAATCTCCGGTGAAGATAAGAAGAAACTCGATGAGTATATTAAAGGGCTGGAAAACGAGTAG
- a CDS encoding MFS transporter yields the protein MDKKLRRKVLSASLIGSSIEWFDFFLYAAVASIIFNTQFFVTDDAFLSTILAYFGLALSFFIRPLGGVIFAHIGDRIGRKKTLIITLSLMGFATAGIGLLPTYAQIGIAAPLLLLLFRLIQGLGIGGEWGGALLLATEYAPKKQRGLFGSFPQMGIPIGLVLAYGFFFLLTWAMPEEMFLAWGWRIPFIFSLLLVVVGLLIRKGLDETPAFVQMQKEAAEKNEVRRLPIVEIFKKHPKEVLITTGAKFVETGPFYIFTTFIVGYGVSSLDVSFEFMMLSIMAVSVLTTIMIPVMGSLSDRIGRRKMFLIGATAMLIYAFPYFFIVNTHEPMLVILATFIGLVVIWPPITAILGTMFSESFSKEVRYTGVTLGYQIGAAVAGGSAPLIAEFLMNQFNGSSIPVSLYIVMTAIVSLIAVFAMRGESAQDKEDRLMNAE from the coding sequence ATGGATAAAAAGTTAAGAAGAAAAGTATTATCAGCAAGTCTGATTGGTTCATCGATTGAATGGTTCGACTTTTTCCTGTATGCAGCTGTTGCAAGTATTATTTTTAATACGCAGTTCTTCGTTACAGATGATGCGTTCCTGTCGACGATTCTGGCCTATTTCGGTCTTGCATTGTCATTCTTTATACGTCCTTTAGGGGGAGTCATCTTTGCACATATCGGTGATAGAATCGGACGTAAGAAAACATTAATTATTACTTTAAGCTTAATGGGATTCGCAACTGCCGGAATCGGCTTGTTACCTACATACGCGCAAATCGGTATCGCAGCACCGCTGCTCTTACTCTTGTTCAGATTGATTCAGGGGCTCGGCATCGGCGGAGAATGGGGCGGCGCCCTGCTCCTCGCAACAGAATATGCGCCTAAAAAACAGCGCGGGCTGTTCGGAAGTTTTCCGCAGATGGGTATTCCTATCGGGCTGGTGCTCGCCTACGGATTCTTCTTCCTGCTGACATGGGCAATGCCTGAAGAAATGTTTCTCGCATGGGGATGGAGAATTCCGTTTATCTTCAGTCTGCTGCTCGTTGTTGTCGGCCTGTTAATCCGTAAAGGTCTCGATGAAACGCCGGCGTTTGTTCAGATGCAGAAAGAAGCAGCTGAAAAAAACGAAGTCAGACGTCTGCCGATCGTTGAAATTTTTAAGAAGCACCCGAAAGAAGTACTGATTACGACAGGTGCTAAATTTGTTGAAACCGGACCGTTCTATATCTTTACAACGTTCATCGTCGGTTACGGTGTCTCGAGTCTCGACGTATCATTCGAGTTTATGATGCTGTCGATTATGGCGGTATCTGTGCTCACGACGATTATGATTCCGGTTATGGGCAGTCTGTCCGACAGAATCGGACGGAGAAAGATGTTCCTGATTGGGGCAACGGCGATGCTGATTTACGCCTTCCCGTATTTCTTTATCGTGAATACACATGAACCGATGCTCGTTATTTTAGCAACATTTATCGGACTGGTTGTAATCTGGCCGCCGATTACGGCAATACTCGGCACGATGTTCTCCGAATCATTCAGTAAAGAAGTACGTTATACTGGAGTTACGCTCGGCTATCAGATCGGTGCTGCAGTTGCCGGTGGTTCTGCACCGCTTATTGCTGAATTCCTGATGAACCAGTTCAATGGTTCAAGCATTCCGGTGTCACTGTACATTGTTATGACAGCAATTGTGTCACTGATTGCAGTATTCGCAATGCGTGGAGAATCCGCACAGGATAAGGAAGACAGATTAATGAACGCCGAATAA
- a CDS encoding ABC transporter ATP-binding protein, with protein sequence MTKIIASLQDADKKFFFNQVLTDINLTVKAGEIVGLIGPEESGKTTCIRCLIGMEDLTDGKAHVLDEQMPKRKMLSKIGYMGQEAAIYGTMTAHENMVFFGKLKNLKGQELKSEIDKNLKLVGLHETGSNKVSKFSGDMKRRLSLAIALLGSPKLIVLDEPGAGINPELRLSVWNHLRTLADEDAGIIAATQGMSGVEQYDRVVLLNKGRIVAAGRPEALMNEYKAASIEEVFINMEAVT encoded by the coding sequence GTGACTAAAATAATTGCTTCACTGCAGGATGCTGATAAAAAATTTTTCTTTAATCAGGTGCTGACTGATATTAATTTAACTGTTAAAGCCGGAGAAATAGTTGGACTGATCGGCCCGGAGGAATCCGGCAAGACAACGTGTATCCGCTGCCTGATTGGTATGGAAGATTTAACAGACGGAAAAGCACATGTGCTGGATGAACAGATGCCGAAGCGGAAAATGCTGAGTAAGATTGGCTATATGGGCCAGGAAGCAGCAATTTACGGAACGATGACAGCGCATGAGAATATGGTGTTTTTCGGCAAACTGAAAAACCTTAAAGGACAAGAACTTAAAAGCGAAATCGATAAAAACCTCAAGCTGGTTGGACTGCATGAAACTGGGAGTAACAAGGTATCGAAGTTTTCAGGGGACATGAAGCGGAGACTGTCACTGGCTATTGCTTTGCTTGGCAGTCCTAAATTGATTGTGCTGGATGAGCCCGGGGCAGGGATTAATCCAGAGCTGAGATTGTCGGTATGGAATCATCTGAGGACGCTCGCAGATGAAGATGCGGGCATTATCGCAGCAACTCAAGGGATGAGCGGAGTCGAACAATACGATAGAGTGGTGCTTCTTAATAAGGGCAGAATAGTGGCAGCAGGGCGGCCTGAAGCATTGATGAATGAATATAAAGCAGCTTCAATCGAAGAAGTGTTCATAAATATGGAGGCGGTTACATGA
- the aspA gene encoding aspartate ammonia-lyase, which translates to MDMTNKTRIEADFLGEKEIDNNAYYGVQSLRALENFPITGYRLNTDLIRALAMVKKAAALGNYANGVLEEDKKDAIVQASEEIIAGQFHEDFIVDPIQGGAGTSTNMNANEVIANRALEIMGREKGDYDFISPNNHVNMSQSTNDAFPTSLHIGLLIHAESLLETMNTMRQAFEAKAVEFDHVIKMGRTHLQDAVPIRLGQEFSAYAKVLSRDIRRVSNSLENLYEINIGATAVGTGLNADQKYIDTVVEELSKISGYKLKSSENLVDGTQNTDAYTEISSALKICMINMSKVANDFRMMASGPKAGLYEINLPARQPGSSIMPGKVNPVMAEVLNQIAFQVIGNDNTISLASEAGQFELNVMEPVLAFNLIQSIDIMNNGFRVFTERCIAGITANEEQMKSYVENSIGVITALVPHIGYKKASAIAVEAIQTGQPVRQLCSKHEVLTEEQLDHVLNAFEMTNIGVSKLPD; encoded by the coding sequence ATTGATATGACGAACAAGACTAGAATTGAAGCGGATTTTCTTGGAGAAAAAGAAATTGATAATAATGCATACTACGGTGTTCAGAGCCTCCGTGCACTGGAAAATTTCCCGATTACGGGGTACCGTTTAAATACAGATTTAATCCGTGCGCTTGCAATGGTTAAAAAAGCGGCGGCACTTGGAAACTACGCGAACGGCGTACTTGAAGAAGATAAAAAAGATGCAATCGTTCAAGCGAGTGAAGAAATTATCGCAGGGCAGTTCCATGAAGATTTCATCGTTGACCCGATTCAGGGCGGTGCAGGGACTTCGACGAACATGAATGCGAACGAAGTCATTGCAAACCGTGCGCTTGAAATCATGGGACGCGAAAAAGGCGACTATGACTTTATCAGTCCGAATAACCACGTGAACATGTCACAGTCGACAAACGATGCATTCCCGACATCACTGCACATCGGTCTGTTAATTCACGCCGAATCACTGCTTGAGACGATGAACACGATGCGTCAGGCATTTGAAGCGAAAGCTGTTGAATTTGACCATGTTATTAAAATGGGACGTACGCACCTGCAGGATGCGGTGCCGATCCGTCTGGGTCAGGAATTCTCAGCATATGCGAAAGTATTATCGAGAGATATCCGCCGTGTGTCGAACTCGCTTGAAAACCTTTATGAAATTAATATCGGTGCAACAGCAGTCGGAACCGGCTTAAATGCTGATCAGAAGTATATTGATACTGTTGTTGAAGAGCTGAGCAAGATTTCAGGGTACAAACTGAAATCATCGGAAAACTTAGTTGATGGTACGCAGAACACTGATGCGTATACAGAAATTTCATCAGCGCTGAAAATTTGCATGATAAACATGTCGAAAGTTGCGAACGACTTCCGTATGATGGCATCAGGACCGAAAGCAGGCCTTTACGAAATTAATCTGCCTGCACGTCAGCCGGGGTCATCAATCATGCCGGGTAAAGTAAACCCTGTTATGGCTGAAGTACTGAACCAGATTGCATTCCAGGTAATCGGAAACGACAACACAATCAGCCTTGCATCAGAAGCGGGACAGTTTGAGTTAAACGTAATGGAACCGGTACTGGCATTTAATCTGATTCAGTCAATCGACATTATGAATAACGGATTCAGAGTGTTCACGGAAAGATGTATCGCAGGCATTACTGCGAACGAAGAGCAGATGAAATCGTATGTTGAGAACAGCATCGGTGTCATTACAGCACTTGTACCGCATATCGGTTACAAGAAAGCATCAGCAATCGCAGTCGAAGCAATCCAGACAGGCCAGCCGGTCCGCCAGCTGTGCTCAAAGCACGAAGTGCTGACAGAAGAACAGCTCGATCACGTGCTGAACGCATTTGAAATGACGAACATCGGCGTATCGAAACTTCCGGACTAA
- a CDS encoding tellurite resistance/C4-dicarboxylate transporter family protein yields the protein MIEFLQRQSRHLYPGYFAMVMATGALSLSLWYLDIPLAAEMLLYFNVFVYLLLLVLNGVRLMFNTRDFLQDLNDNGKGPGFFTLIAASGVLGSQFVIIKDMFTAGVIFWYAAFIVWIILMYTFFTLIIIKKSKPLADESVNGGWLLVVVSTQSLAVLGTLIAGSSFTEVMLFISLCLFLLGCALYLNIIAFIFYRLMFLKIEAMALTPPYWISMGALAITTLAGSVLILNSAGIVAELEIFIKGFTLFFWALGTWWIPLLIILGVWRHIVNHYPLSYTPDMWGMAFPVAMYTVGTVNLSMALELEFLMVIPKLTIFAAVIVWLLIMTGLVVHHGKRFKI from the coding sequence ATGATTGAATTTTTACAGCGCCAGTCCCGACATTTATACCCGGGCTATTTTGCAATGGTCATGGCGACCGGCGCTTTATCATTATCACTGTGGTATTTGGACATTCCGCTCGCAGCAGAAATGCTGCTGTATTTTAACGTATTTGTATATCTTCTGCTGCTCGTCCTGAACGGTGTCAGGCTGATGTTTAATACGCGCGATTTTCTGCAGGATCTGAACGACAACGGTAAGGGTCCCGGATTCTTTACACTGATTGCCGCTTCAGGTGTGCTCGGCAGCCAGTTCGTCATCATTAAAGATATGTTTACGGCCGGAGTGATTTTCTGGTATGCGGCTTTTATCGTATGGATTATTTTGATGTATACATTCTTTACTTTAATTATTATTAAAAAATCAAAACCGCTGGCCGATGAATCCGTCAACGGCGGCTGGCTGCTTGTCGTTGTGTCGACGCAGTCACTCGCTGTGCTCGGTACGCTTATAGCCGGCAGCAGCTTTACCGAAGTGATGTTATTTATTTCGTTATGCCTGTTCCTGCTCGGATGTGCGCTGTATTTAAATATTATTGCTTTTATCTTTTACAGGCTGATGTTTTTAAAAATTGAAGCAATGGCACTGACTCCTCCTTACTGGATCAGCATGGGGGCACTTGCGATTACAACGCTCGCAGGTTCTGTGCTGATATTGAACAGCGCAGGCATTGTCGCTGAGCTTGAAATTTTCATTAAAGGATTTACGCTGTTCTTCTGGGCACTCGGCACATGGTGGATTCCGCTGTTGATTATACTCGGCGTCTGGCGTCATATTGTTAACCATTATCCTTTATCCTATACACCGGATATGTGGGGAATGGCCTTCCCTGTTGCAATGTATACCGTGGGTACGGTCAACCTGTCGATGGCGCTGGAACTTGAGTTTCTGATGGTGATTCCAAAACTCACAATTTTTGCTGCAGTTATCGTCTGGCTGTTAATTATGACAGGACTCGTTGTGCATCACGGTAAAAGATTTAAAATTTAA
- a CDS encoding IS1096 element passenger TnpR family protein: MDIQTFYHTYLGEHELIRASLFNAGNFTTNESLIKYKMEELESQSALNEMFGHLSMAEAKLLRRLSTEEPHDNIHRVAYLSAKYPTLIDYQYILEDNGTEGVIHSEVVNVLNSALQQTGIFPYTPMSIPDSETIEPQDVSRLEKIYNGPIYWLYDNLTFIELRQTMSKLNIKSVGQYKDDYLNEVIGHLTSPDYLPVALNQLDEVSYSQIKDNVKKDYSVYENHPRWQTALETGLLVKVHQDYLVMHRDVLAALKKVKFKKSGREERTESPENYNAYRITCTINGCENISRTISIPTRLNFLELEIIICEAFGWNNIGSGEFMTDKDLIANEASVHKNALMIDVYLTNEHIQFLYDSDDDYVVDIALDSVTNITKPIPEVVTYGGEVPIENIGGVDKLIETLNVLQDKNHPDYVRVYADARTKNYRERYPVSATNKKLARLFNRGNPIT; the protein is encoded by the coding sequence ATGGATATACAGACTTTTTATCATACGTATTTAGGAGAACATGAGCTCATCAGAGCAAGTTTGTTTAATGCGGGAAATTTTACGACTAATGAATCACTGATAAAATATAAAATGGAAGAGCTTGAGTCGCAGTCTGCTCTGAATGAAATGTTCGGGCATCTGTCCATGGCGGAGGCGAAACTTCTGAGACGTTTATCGACTGAGGAACCTCACGATAATATCCACCGGGTGGCATATCTTTCGGCGAAATATCCAACGCTGATTGACTATCAGTATATTTTGGAAGATAACGGCACTGAAGGTGTGATTCATTCCGAAGTGGTCAACGTACTGAACAGTGCGCTTCAGCAGACGGGGATTTTCCCGTACACTCCGATGTCAATTCCGGACAGCGAAACGATTGAACCCCAGGATGTTTCGAGACTCGAGAAAATATACAACGGACCAATTTACTGGCTGTACGATAACTTAACGTTTATTGAACTCCGCCAGACGATGTCGAAGCTGAATATTAAATCTGTCGGGCAGTACAAAGATGATTACTTAAACGAGGTCATAGGACATTTAACGTCGCCGGATTATCTGCCGGTTGCGCTGAATCAGCTGGATGAAGTGTCTTATTCCCAAATTAAGGATAACGTTAAAAAGGACTATTCAGTTTATGAAAATCATCCGCGCTGGCAAACAGCGCTTGAAACCGGGCTGCTCGTCAAAGTGCATCAGGATTACCTGGTGATGCACCGCGATGTGCTCGCTGCACTGAAAAAAGTGAAGTTTAAAAAATCCGGCAGGGAAGAACGGACTGAGTCACCGGAGAATTACAATGCATACCGCATCACATGTACGATTAACGGCTGTGAAAATATTTCCCGGACAATATCCATTCCGACGCGTCTGAATTTTCTCGAGCTGGAAATCATTATTTGCGAAGCGTTCGGCTGGAATAATATCGGCAGCGGTGAGTTTATGACCGATAAGGATTTAATCGCAAACGAAGCGTCAGTGCACAAAAACGCACTGATGATCGACGTCTATTTAACGAATGAACACATCCAGTTCCTGTACGATTCTGATGACGATTACGTCGTGGACATCGCACTCGATTCGGTCACAAATATTACGAAGCCGATTCCCGAGGTCGTGACTTACGGCGGAGAGGTACCGATTGAAAACATCGGCGGCGTCGACAAATTAATCGAAACTTTAAATGTTTTACAGGATAAAAACCACCCGGACTACGTGCGCGTCTATGCTGACGCTCGTACGAAAAACTACCGGGAACGCTATCCGGTCAGTGCGACGAACAAAAAGCTCGCACGGCTGTTTAACAGAGGCAATCCAATCACTTAA
- a CDS encoding aminopeptidase P family protein encodes MTGKIEALAKSVKADYSIISDPMNIFYFSGVHLEPHERLLLLLVDNKTLDTAMIYPALDGETVKANTDLTTYLPHDDQDDAFQYVFDTIPEGKTVAVEGEHLIYSRYLRLIEKYAPENISTLDDEVNYLRGKKNERDKAELQRAVDMTEKALEDLKTITVEGKTEMEISDFLVKQFKSYGAVGPSFGPSVLAGKKSAMPHGETGTNVIERGDFLLIDFGVVSDTGYVSDMTRTFIVGEATKEQEEIYKTVLRSNLEGIKASQAGTVMGDIDRASRDVIEDAGYGEYFMHRIGHGLGHDVHEAPSIHGGNTDKLEAGHVITIEPGIYNPEIGGVRIEDMLYIDEDTTYNFNSFPKDFESMIIK; translated from the coding sequence ATGACAGGCAAGATTGAGGCGCTCGCTAAAAGCGTCAAGGCAGACTATTCTATTATTTCTGATCCGATGAACATATTTTACTTTTCGGGTGTGCACCTGGAGCCGCATGAAAGACTGCTGCTGCTGCTCGTGGATAACAAGACGCTCGACACTGCAATGATTTACCCGGCACTTGACGGTGAAACGGTCAAGGCGAATACAGACCTGACAACGTATCTTCCGCATGATGATCAGGACGATGCGTTCCAGTACGTGTTCGATACAATTCCTGAAGGTAAAACAGTTGCGGTGGAAGGTGAGCATTTAATTTACTCAAGATATTTACGCCTAATCGAAAAGTATGCGCCGGAAAATATTTCTACGCTCGATGATGAAGTGAACTATCTGCGCGGTAAAAAGAATGAACGCGATAAAGCCGAGCTCCAGCGTGCAGTCGATATGACTGAAAAAGCACTTGAAGACTTAAAAACAATTACTGTCGAAGGAAAAACTGAAATGGAAATTTCTGATTTCCTCGTTAAACAGTTTAAATCATACGGTGCAGTTGGTCCGAGCTTTGGTCCAAGTGTGCTTGCAGGTAAAAAATCTGCAATGCCGCACGGTGAAACAGGCACGAATGTTATCGAGCGCGGCGACTTTCTGCTGATCGACTTCGGCGTAGTATCAGATACAGGATATGTGTCTGACATGACGCGTACTTTTATCGTTGGAGAAGCGACGAAAGAACAGGAAGAGATCTACAAGACGGTATTGAGGTCAAATCTCGAAGGTATCAAGGCATCACAGGCAGGCACAGTGATGGGCGATATTGACCGAGCGTCACGCGATGTAATCGAAGATGCCGGATACGGAGAATATTTCATGCACCGTATCGGTCACGGACTCGGCCACGATGTGCACGAAGCACCGTCAATTCACGGCGGTAACACTGACAAACTTGAAGCGGGGCACGTAATCACAATTGAGCCGGGTATTTACAATCCGGAAATCGGCGGTGTCCGCATCGAGGATATGCTGTATATCGATGAAGACACAACATATAACTTCAATAGTTTTCCAAAAGATTTTGAATCGATGATTATTAAATAA